In one Legionella clemsonensis genomic region, the following are encoded:
- the sohB gene encoding protease SohB: MEFLSEYGLFLLKALTLVIAVLLTVAGIAAISRKPKHKLEITSLNKQHEDTKQRMSHDIKNKKPEKKRKKKAKDERNSLYVLDFHGDIKASEADQLREEVTAILAVAEPDDEVVVRLESPGGAVNSYGLAASQLQRIRDKNIPLTVCIDKMAASGGYLMACVANTIIAAPFAIIGSIGVVAQLPNFHRWLKKNNIDVELLTAGEYKRTLTMFAENTEKGRQKLQEDLEKIHQAFRNYVLGNRPQLDIDKVATGEHWLASDAYELKLIDKLKTSDDYLMEKMADFNVFKINVQGKKSLVEKLMKPVMKLIHPWA, encoded by the coding sequence ATGGAATTTTTGTCCGAATATGGTTTATTTTTGTTAAAAGCATTAACTTTAGTCATAGCGGTACTTCTCACTGTAGCCGGCATTGCCGCAATAAGTCGCAAACCCAAACATAAACTGGAAATTACTTCACTAAATAAACAGCATGAAGACACAAAGCAGCGTATGTCTCATGATATAAAAAATAAGAAACCTGAAAAAAAGCGTAAGAAAAAAGCAAAAGATGAAAGGAATTCACTGTATGTACTTGATTTTCACGGCGATATTAAAGCCAGTGAAGCCGATCAGTTGCGCGAAGAGGTGACCGCCATTCTAGCAGTTGCTGAACCTGACGATGAAGTGGTAGTTCGTCTAGAGAGTCCCGGTGGAGCAGTGAATAGCTATGGCCTGGCAGCCTCTCAGTTACAGCGCATACGCGATAAAAATATCCCTTTAACGGTTTGCATTGATAAAATGGCAGCAAGTGGAGGTTATTTAATGGCTTGCGTTGCTAACACTATTATTGCCGCTCCCTTTGCTATTATTGGCTCCATTGGTGTAGTGGCTCAACTGCCTAATTTTCATCGCTGGCTAAAGAAAAATAATATCGATGTTGAGTTGTTAACCGCTGGAGAATATAAACGTACTTTGACAATGTTCGCTGAAAATACTGAAAAAGGACGCCAAAAGCTGCAGGAAGACCTGGAAAAAATTCACCAGGCGTTCAGAAATTACGTGTTGGGAAATCGTCCGCAATTAGACATTGATAAGGTAGCCACTGGCGAACATTGGCTAGCAAGCGATGCTTATGAATTAAAATTAATTGATAAATTAAAAACAAGTGATGACTATCTCATGGAAAAAATGGCTGATTTTAATGTCTTTAAAATTAATGTTCAGGGGAAAAAATCACTGGTGGAAAAATTAATGAAGCCCGTGATGAAATTAATTCATCCATGGGCGTAG
- a CDS encoding DUF1328 family protein: MFAGALIFLVIAIISGIFSFKRPSTSTYVAKLVFYLSVLLFLAFLFSSIVSLAPPRVRTGALPI, encoded by the coding sequence ATGTTTGCAGGGGCTCTTATTTTTTTAGTTATCGCCATTATTTCAGGGATATTCAGCTTCAAAAGACCATCGACTTCGACCTATGTTGCTAAACTTGTTTTTTACCTGTCAGTATTACTTTTCCTGGCGTTTTTATTTAGCTCTATTGTCAGTTTGGCACCGCCGCGTGTGCGAACTGGTGCATTACCCATATAA
- a CDS encoding outer membrane beta-barrel protein → MIIKKLVLGCLLFSFSLSSLANAAKKISSSPHFYLGAMGGYGSTTWEGLVPTRENQNMALSMSTPIKVREGGGVWGAFTGYEFAHYFALELSYLDYPDAEVSFDPMSLFSFLNGNKVFFKTKTETVDLKAKIMLLIPNTYIRAYSSIGVAGIHREDILVNRWRATPAFGAGFNYPLANHWMIELGGNYTAGYGEAQLTPSDSYFPFLYSVVLRLAYSI, encoded by the coding sequence GTGATTATAAAAAAGTTAGTTTTAGGGTGCTTGCTGTTCTCTTTTTCTCTAAGCAGTCTTGCAAATGCCGCCAAAAAAATCAGTTCCAGTCCACATTTTTACCTCGGTGCTATGGGTGGTTATGGATCTACTACTTGGGAAGGACTTGTGCCTACTCGAGAAAATCAAAATATGGCTTTAAGTATGTCAACGCCTATCAAGGTTCGGGAAGGTGGTGGTGTATGGGGTGCCTTTACTGGTTATGAATTTGCCCACTATTTTGCATTGGAATTAAGTTATCTGGACTATCCTGATGCTGAAGTGTCGTTTGATCCCATGAGTTTGTTCAGTTTTTTAAATGGGAATAAAGTCTTTTTTAAAACAAAAACTGAAACGGTGGATCTAAAGGCAAAAATTATGCTTTTAATACCTAATACCTATATTAGGGCATACTCCAGTATCGGTGTGGCAGGAATTCATCGCGAAGACATTTTAGTGAATCGATGGCGTGCAACGCCTGCATTTGGAGCAGGATTTAACTACCCGCTAGCGAATCATTGGATGATTGAGCTCGGAGGTAATTACACTGCAGGTTATGGTGAGGCTCAATTAACTCCCTCCGACAGCTATTTTCCTTTTCTTTATTCTGTCGTATTACGCCTTGCTTATTCTATTTAG